The following proteins come from a genomic window of Triticum aestivum cultivar Chinese Spring chromosome 6A, IWGSC CS RefSeq v2.1, whole genome shotgun sequence:
- the LOC123128455 gene encoding protein PHOSPHATE-INDUCED 1 homolog, whose protein sequence is MASFGSMAVALVVCAMLLQSCGATRRLQALVQEQPITMKYHKGALLSGRIAVNLVWYGNFSAPQRAIVTDFVSSLASASPAPAPQPEPSVATWFKTAQKYYASSKARFPALALGSHVFDRSYSLGKHLRERDLVRLAARGGPSRAINVVLTADDVAVDGFCMSRCGSHGASPRSRAGRFAYVWVGNPATQCAGQCAWPFHQPQYGPQTAPLAPPNGDVGVDGMVVSLASMIVGTVTNPFGNGFFQGPAEAPLEAATACAGVYGKGAYPGYAGSLLVDPATGASFNANGAHGRKYLVPALVDPDTSACSTLG, encoded by the coding sequence ATGGCGTCCTTCGGTTCCATGGCGGTGGCGCTCGTGGTGTGCGCAATGCTGCTGCAGTCCTGCGGGGCCACGAGGAGGCTGCAGGCGCTGGTGCAGGAGCAGCCCATCACCATGAAGTACCACAAGGGCGCGCTCCTCTCCGGCCGCATCGCCGTCAACCTCGTCTGGTACGGCAACTTCTCCGCGCCGCAGCGCGCCATCGTCACCGACTTCGTCTCGTCGCTCGCCTCCGCGTCCCCGGCGCCGGCCCCGCAGCCGGAGCCGTCCGTGGCCACCTGGTTCAAGACGGCGCAGAAGTACTACGCCAGCTCCAAGGCCCGCTTCCCGGCGCTGGCCCTCGGCTCCCACGTCTTCGACCGGTCCTACTCCCTCGGCAAGCACCTCCGGGAGCGGGACCTCGTCCGGCTCGCGGCGCGCGGCGGGCCCAGCCGCGCCATCAACGTGGTGCTCACGGCCGACGACGTGGCCGTCGACGGCTTCTGCATGAGCCGCTGCGGCTCCCACGGCGCGTCCCCGCGGTCCCGTGCGGGTCGGTTCGCGTACGTGTGGGTGGGCAACCCGGCGACGCAGTGCGCCGGGCAGTGCGCGTGGCCGTTCCACCAGCCGCAGTACGGCCCGCAGACGGCGCCTCTCGCGCCGCCCAACGGCGACGTCGGCGTCGACGGCATGGTGGTGTCCCTCGCGTCCATGATCGTCGGCACCGTCACCAACCCCTTCGGCAACGGCTTCTTCCAGGGCCCCGCCGAGGCGCCGCTGGAGGCCGCCACGGCGTGCGCCGGGGTGTACGGCAAGGGGGCGTACCCCGGCTACGCCGGCTCGCTGCTCGTGGACCCGGCCACCGGCGCCAGCTTCAACGCGAACGGAGCCCACGGCCGGAAATACCTGGTCCCGGCGCTCGTCGACCCCGACACGTCCGCCTGCTCCACCTTGGGGTAG